A DNA window from bacterium contains the following coding sequences:
- a CDS encoding amidohydrolase family protein gives MTPRGPEWLILRASRLIDGTGAPPLANPTVAVRGGRIHGVYGGRAPRGDWPPDAPELNLAGHTLLPGLIDAHVHLALPGDGTPFETSVREPDGVLLASAMHNAQTALRAGITTLRDCGSMRDTSLELRRAQQLGYAVLPRLHLCRCPMTVTGGHCWYFGGEADGPEGVRTMVRRLVKAGVDYIKMMASGGGTAGTVSSRPSYTVEELRAAVDEAHRLNRRVGIHCTCADATRNALAAGADHVEHALFLSSEQGQQRYEPDVAGALAQRGVGVTSTLCVGHFLVDALSARDDPTHEERAAVERWHRMNDGNTENASRMRQAGVRYVAGTDAGWRFTPFDGLVKELELLHDAGMPAGETIVSATSAPAAAMGLADVGTLREGCHADIIGVAGDPLEDLGALRHPAMVMLGGTPVVRPA, from the coding sequence GTGACGCCCCGCGGTCCGGAATGGCTGATCCTCCGCGCGTCGCGCCTCATCGACGGCACCGGGGCGCCTCCGCTCGCGAATCCGACGGTCGCCGTCCGCGGGGGGAGGATCCACGGGGTGTACGGGGGCCGGGCGCCCCGAGGGGACTGGCCTCCCGACGCGCCTGAGCTCAACCTCGCCGGCCACACGCTGCTGCCAGGCCTCATCGACGCGCATGTGCATCTCGCGTTGCCGGGCGACGGCACGCCGTTCGAGACGTCGGTGCGCGAGCCGGACGGCGTCCTGCTGGCGTCGGCGATGCATAACGCGCAGACCGCCCTGCGCGCCGGGATCACGACGCTCCGCGACTGCGGCAGCATGCGCGACACCTCCCTCGAGCTGCGCCGCGCGCAGCAGCTCGGGTACGCCGTCCTACCGCGCCTGCACCTGTGCCGGTGCCCGATGACCGTCACCGGGGGACACTGCTGGTACTTCGGCGGAGAAGCGGACGGGCCGGAAGGCGTGCGCACGATGGTGCGCCGCCTCGTCAAGGCGGGCGTCGACTACATCAAAATGATGGCGAGCGGCGGCGGGACGGCCGGCACCGTGTCGTCGCGGCCGTCCTATACGGTGGAAGAGCTCCGTGCCGCGGTGGACGAAGCCCACCGGCTCAACCGGCGCGTGGGCATCCACTGCACCTGCGCCGACGCCACCCGGAACGCGCTTGCGGCCGGTGCGGATCACGTCGAACACGCGCTGTTTCTCAGCAGCGAGCAGGGACAGCAGCGGTACGAGCCGGACGTCGCCGGCGCGCTGGCGCAGCGCGGCGTCGGCGTCACGTCGACGCTCTGCGTCGGCCACTTCCTCGTGGACGCGCTGTCCGCCCGGGACGACCCGACGCACGAGGAACGGGCCGCCGTCGAACGGTGGCACCGGATGAACGACGGCAACACGGAGAACGCGTCGCGGATGCGTCAGGCGGGTGTCCGCTACGTCGCCGGCACCGACGCGGGCTGGCGCTTCACGCCGTTCGACGGTCTGGTCAAGGAGCTCGAGCTGCTGCACGACGCCGGCATGCCGGCCGGCGAGACGATCGTCTCCGCGACGTCCGCGCCGGCCGCGGCGATGGGCCTCGCCGACGTGGGGACGCTGCGCGAGGGATGCCACGCCGACATCATCGGCGTGGCGGGCGATCCCCTCGAAGATCTGGGAGCCCTCCGGCACCCAGCAATGGTCATGCTCGGCGGCACGCCCGTCGTGCGGCCGGCGTAG
- a CDS encoding DUF4931 domain-containing protein, with protein sequence MPELRKDPITRRWVIIANERAARPSDFAKGGEPEAAPSANCPFCEGRETTTPPEIAAIRRPGTAPDTPGWQVRVVPNKYPALRIEGSTDVTWEGMYEGMGGVGAHEVIVETPDHAAHPGVMAPDQLASVLWMYRERYRDLDGDPRFKYLLLFRNHGRQAGASLAHPHSQLIALPIVPKRAEEELEGAQAYFAREGRCIFCDILRQEAGEDGENGRRLVWKNDEFIAFAPYASWTPFELWILPRRHVASFGALEDRQLRPLAETLQGVLGRLYACLNNPPYNCIIHTAPYDAKVDHFYHWHIEVLPRLSQVAGFEWGSGFYINTVPPEDAARYLRETQVPVASATGAQGGAP encoded by the coding sequence GTGCCCGAACTGCGCAAAGACCCCATCACCCGCCGCTGGGTGATCATCGCGAACGAGCGCGCCGCCCGGCCGAGCGACTTCGCCAAGGGCGGCGAGCCCGAGGCCGCGCCGTCGGCCAACTGCCCGTTCTGCGAGGGCCGCGAGACCACGACGCCGCCGGAGATCGCGGCGATTCGCCGGCCCGGCACCGCGCCGGACACCCCCGGCTGGCAGGTGCGGGTCGTGCCGAACAAGTACCCCGCGCTGCGCATCGAGGGCTCGACCGACGTCACCTGGGAAGGCATGTACGAGGGCATGGGGGGCGTCGGTGCGCACGAGGTCATCGTCGAGACGCCCGACCACGCCGCGCATCCGGGCGTGATGGCCCCGGACCAGCTCGCCTCCGTGCTGTGGATGTACCGCGAGCGGTACCGCGACCTCGACGGGGATCCGCGGTTCAAGTACCTGCTGCTGTTCCGCAACCACGGCCGGCAGGCGGGCGCGTCGCTCGCACACCCCCACTCCCAGCTGATCGCCCTGCCGATCGTGCCCAAGCGGGCGGAGGAGGAACTGGAAGGCGCCCAGGCGTACTTCGCGCGCGAGGGCCGCTGCATCTTCTGCGACATTCTCCGCCAGGAGGCCGGGGAGGACGGCGAGAACGGCCGCCGGCTCGTGTGGAAGAACGACGAGTTCATCGCCTTCGCGCCGTACGCGTCGTGGACCCCGTTCGAGTTGTGGATCCTGCCGCGGCGGCACGTGGCGAGCTTCGGCGCGCTGGAGGACAGGCAGCTGCGGCCGCTCGCCGAAACCCTGCAGGGCGTCCTCGGGCGACTGTACGCCTGCCTGAACAATCCGCCGTACAACTGCATCATCCACACGGCGCCGTACGACGCGAAGGTCGATCACTTCTATCACTGGCACATCGAGGTGCTGCCCCGCCTCTCCCAGGTGGCGGGGTTCGAGTGGGGCTCGGGGTTCTACATCAATACGGTGCCTCCGGAGGACGCCGCCCGCTACCTCCGGGAAACGCAGGTCCCGGTGGCGAGCGCCACCGGAGCCCAGGGAGGTGCACCTTGA
- the glgA gene encoding glycogen synthase GlgA, producing MRVLFCTSEAVPFAKTGGLADVAGALPAALTETGCDVRIVLPGYRSIDRAKFGFRAIGRAAVPLGTTQTEVEFFEGRLPGGRVPVYLVAHDPSFGRAGLYGEGGRDYEDNLERFTVFGRGALALPGRVEWTPDVLHCQDWQTGLVPVWLREEPRASRLEPAATLFTIHNLAYQGLFPPERLAVTGLGPHVFTPKGIEFYGKVNLLKGGLVYADHLSTVSEQYAHEIQTPEFGCGLEGVLRDRTADLIGILNGVDYGAWDPSTDPHIAARYTADDLGGKAVCTRDLRRTQHLDDTPDAPLVGMISRLADQKGFDLVAAVLDRLIAAGAQFVLLGTGEPKYHELFAAFHTSHPGRVSVTLGFDDALAHRIEAGADMFLMPSRYEPSGLNQLYSLRYGTVPVVRKTGGLADTIVDATPDAVSRGVANGFVFEAYEPAALWEALERAIRTFRDRRIWKQLQQTGMRQDFSWRRAAGRYVETYRRAIAARRAGARA from the coding sequence CTGCGAGTCTTGTTCTGCACCTCGGAAGCGGTCCCGTTCGCCAAGACGGGCGGACTCGCCGACGTCGCCGGCGCGCTGCCGGCGGCGCTCACCGAGACGGGCTGCGACGTGCGGATCGTACTGCCCGGCTACCGGTCGATCGACCGGGCCAAGTTCGGGTTTCGGGCGATCGGCCGGGCGGCCGTGCCGCTGGGCACAACGCAGACCGAGGTGGAATTTTTCGAAGGCCGGCTTCCCGGCGGGCGCGTGCCGGTGTACCTCGTGGCACACGATCCGTCATTCGGCCGCGCCGGCCTCTACGGGGAAGGCGGCAGGGACTACGAGGACAACCTGGAGCGGTTCACGGTCTTTGGCCGCGGCGCGCTCGCCCTCCCCGGCCGGGTCGAATGGACGCCGGACGTGCTGCACTGTCAGGACTGGCAGACGGGCCTCGTGCCGGTCTGGCTGCGCGAGGAACCGCGCGCGAGCCGCCTCGAGCCGGCGGCGACGCTCTTTACCATTCATAACCTGGCGTACCAGGGACTCTTTCCGCCGGAGCGCCTCGCGGTCACGGGGCTCGGTCCGCATGTGTTCACGCCGAAGGGCATCGAGTTCTACGGCAAGGTGAATCTATTGAAAGGCGGACTGGTCTATGCCGACCACCTCAGCACCGTGAGCGAGCAGTACGCGCATGAAATCCAGACGCCGGAGTTCGGGTGCGGACTCGAAGGCGTGCTGCGCGACCGCACGGCCGACCTCATCGGCATCCTGAACGGCGTCGATTACGGGGCCTGGGATCCGTCGACCGATCCGCACATCGCCGCACGCTACACGGCCGACGACCTCGGCGGCAAGGCCGTCTGCACGCGCGACCTGCGGCGCACCCAGCATCTCGACGACACGCCGGACGCCCCGCTCGTAGGCATGATCAGCCGGCTCGCGGACCAAAAGGGCTTCGATCTGGTGGCCGCCGTCCTCGACCGTCTCATCGCGGCGGGCGCGCAGTTTGTCCTGCTCGGCACCGGCGAGCCCAAGTACCATGAGCTCTTTGCGGCGTTTCACACGAGCCACCCCGGGCGCGTCTCCGTGACCCTCGGGTTCGACGACGCGCTGGCCCACCGCATCGAGGCCGGGGCGGACATGTTCCTCATGCCGTCCCGCTACGAACCGTCGGGCCTCAACCAGCTCTACAGCCTCCGCTACGGCACGGTCCCGGTGGTGCGCAAGACGGGCGGACTCGCCGATACGATCGTCGACGCGACCCCCGACGCCGTCTCGCGCGGGGTCGCCAACGGATTCGTGTTCGAGGCGTACGAACCCGCCGCGTTGTGGGAGGCGCTCGAGCGGGCCATCCGCACGTTCCGCGACCGCCGCATCTGGAAGCAGCTGCAGCAGACCGGTATGCGACAGGACTTCTCGTGGCGCCGCGCCGCCGGGCGGTACGTCGAGACGTACCGGCGGGCGATCGCCGCGAGGCGCGCCGGCGCCCGTGCCTGA
- a CDS encoding ABC transporter substrate-binding protein: MTRTHAAWRYAAICLTALALAGVGAGAPVLGAAPATLTVGLDQEPPTLDPHASPSAVTFQIITDVTENLLYEDLAGKLTPWLATEYKASPDGKSFTFTLRRDAKFTDGAPVNAEAVKWNFDRIVNPNFKAGGALAALSGYAGSTVVDPYTVRVTFKEPYAPFLSYSAGGTLSLISPKTTPGQGDAVNQKPVGSGRFVVSEYAAKDHITLVRNADYNRRPPYSSHQGPAAVDRIVWKFIPESGTRVTTVESGETQMINFQSVPAAVLTRLATNRALRVEKNPYPGAPRIWVLNVRKPPTNDLKVRQALLYGVNRAAITDSVFRGLGTAACAPLTQHLLATPALCAKYKYDPKKAAQLLDEAGWKMGPNNIRLKNGQPLAIEINSINYGSGNLPEIELLQGQLLQLGVDAKIKSQARPPWYEDNYHCATNGPVLFLRDSDMNALSALFASTNIGGNFNWACYANPEVDRLLAEGRTAFEPAKRRATYAKLEELLMDQAVAVPLVDELSVWIVRSTVTGTKYNYSGYPVLGDATTGR, from the coding sequence TTGACACGCACGCACGCGGCTTGGCGATACGCGGCGATCTGTTTGACGGCCCTGGCGCTGGCCGGCGTCGGCGCCGGCGCGCCCGTTCTCGGCGCCGCGCCCGCCACGCTCACAGTCGGCCTGGACCAGGAGCCGCCCACGCTCGACCCGCACGCCTCGCCGTCCGCGGTCACGTTCCAGATCATCACGGACGTGACCGAAAACCTGCTGTACGAGGACCTCGCCGGGAAGCTGACGCCGTGGCTGGCGACGGAGTACAAGGCGTCGCCGGACGGCAAATCGTTCACGTTCACGCTGCGCCGGGACGCGAAGTTCACGGACGGCGCGCCGGTCAACGCCGAGGCGGTGAAGTGGAATTTCGACCGGATCGTCAACCCGAATTTCAAGGCGGGCGGTGCGCTCGCCGCGCTCTCGGGCTACGCCGGCTCCACCGTGGTCGACCCGTACACTGTCCGCGTAACCTTCAAGGAGCCGTACGCGCCGTTTCTCTCCTACTCCGCCGGCGGCACGCTCTCGCTCATCTCCCCGAAGACCACGCCGGGACAGGGCGACGCGGTCAACCAGAAGCCGGTGGGCAGCGGACGGTTCGTCGTCAGCGAGTACGCGGCGAAGGACCACATCACCCTGGTCCGCAACGCGGACTACAATCGCCGGCCGCCCTACAGCAGCCACCAGGGCCCCGCCGCAGTGGACCGCATCGTGTGGAAGTTCATCCCGGAGTCCGGCACGCGCGTCACGACGGTCGAGTCCGGCGAGACGCAGATGATCAACTTCCAGTCCGTGCCCGCCGCCGTCCTGACGCGCCTCGCGACGAACAGGGCGCTGCGCGTGGAGAAGAACCCGTACCCCGGCGCGCCGCGCATCTGGGTGCTGAACGTCAGGAAGCCGCCGACCAACGACCTGAAGGTCCGCCAGGCGCTGCTCTACGGGGTCAACCGCGCGGCGATCACCGACTCGGTCTTCCGCGGGCTCGGGACGGCCGCGTGCGCGCCGTTGACGCAGCATTTGCTGGCCACCCCGGCGTTGTGCGCCAAGTACAAGTACGATCCGAAGAAGGCCGCCCAGCTGCTCGACGAGGCCGGATGGAAGATGGGCCCCAACAACATCCGCCTGAAGAACGGCCAGCCGCTCGCGATCGAGATCAACTCGATCAACTACGGCAGCGGGAACCTGCCGGAGATCGAGCTGCTCCAGGGCCAGCTGCTGCAGCTCGGGGTCGACGCGAAGATCAAGAGCCAGGCGCGGCCGCCGTGGTACGAGGACAACTACCACTGCGCGACCAACGGGCCGGTGCTGTTCCTGCGAGACTCGGACATGAACGCGCTGTCCGCGCTGTTCGCGTCCACGAACATCGGCGGGAATTTCAACTGGGCGTGCTACGCCAACCCCGAGGTGGACCGGCTGCTCGCCGAGGGCCGGACGGCCTTCGAGCCGGCGAAGCGGCGGGCCACGTACGCGAAGCTCGAGGAATTGCTGATGGATCAGGCGGTCGCGGTGCCGCTCGTCGACGAGCTGTCGGTCTGGATCGTGCGGTCTACGGTCACCGGTACGAAGTATAACTATTCAGGGTATCCCGTGTTGGGCGACGCGACCACCGGCAGGTAG
- a CDS encoding ABC transporter permease: MANPQTRLRSSLRRAGRHKGAVAGLVIVGALVFVALFQNALAPVSPIRIDIAQALAAPGPGHPMGTDQYGRDTYSRVVHGSVISLTVGLISVGIAATAGTAVGLIAGYYGGVLDAFLMRVVDVMLAFPGILLALGIVSVLGPSVRNLMIAVGISQIPLYARLVRGSVLVAKEQLYVDAARVTGVPVSVILVRHILPNVVAPVIVAGTLGMGTAILAAAALSFIGLGSQPPTPEWGRMLSEGRDYLRDAWWISTFPGLAIMLTVLGVNMLGDGLRDVLDPRLKI; encoded by the coding sequence ATGGCTAACCCGCAGACGCGTTTGCGGTCGAGCCTCCGGCGGGCCGGCCGGCACAAGGGCGCCGTCGCGGGGCTTGTCATCGTCGGGGCGCTCGTCTTCGTCGCGCTGTTTCAGAACGCCCTCGCGCCGGTGAGCCCGATCCGGATCGACATCGCCCAAGCACTCGCCGCCCCGGGACCGGGCCACCCGATGGGCACCGACCAGTACGGGCGCGACACCTACAGCCGCGTCGTCCACGGCTCCGTTATTTCGCTCACGGTTGGGCTCATTTCGGTGGGCATCGCAGCGACGGCCGGCACCGCGGTAGGCCTCATCGCGGGCTATTACGGCGGGGTGCTCGACGCCTTCCTGATGCGCGTCGTCGATGTGATGCTGGCGTTCCCCGGCATTCTGCTCGCCCTCGGGATCGTGAGCGTCCTCGGGCCCAGCGTCCGCAATCTCATGATCGCCGTCGGCATCTCGCAGATCCCGCTGTACGCGCGGCTCGTGCGCGGATCGGTGCTGGTGGCGAAGGAGCAGCTCTACGTCGACGCCGCGCGCGTGACCGGGGTCCCGGTGTCCGTCATCCTCGTCCGCCATATCCTGCCGAACGTGGTGGCGCCGGTGATCGTGGCCGGCACGCTCGGGATGGGCACCGCGATTCTCGCGGCCGCGGCGCTCTCGTTCATCGGCCTCGGCAGCCAGCCGCCGACGCCGGAATGGGGCCGGATGCTGAGCGAAGGCCGCGACTACCTGCGCGACGCCTGGTGGATCTCGACGTTTCCGGGGCTGGCGATCATGCTGACCGTGCTCGGCGTGAACATGCTCGGGGACGGCCTGCGGGACGTCCTCGATCCGCGGCTGAAAATCTGA
- a CDS encoding amidohydrolase family protein: protein MRTLLKNAAVISMAGPDAAAARPADVLIEDGRISRVAPPGDGEGQTAAVDEPTLDLRGAYVMPGLIDAHCHITLSGGLVGTELAHDPRMRILRGADNARRTLLAGITTIRDTCGLDDGDVLLRDAIAAGKTPGPRIVACGRMITMTGGHGWFYGQEADGPDEVRRAVRERIKVRTDWVKFMASGGFAEEGEQPASTQLDADELTAGVREAAKAGRKTCAHAHGAPSIKNCLRAGIDSIEHASFMDQEAIDLLRQRDGFIVPTFSIYYKMKETGADHDLPAYVVELARRAWDLKVERFLAAHRAGVRVAAGSDNGSPAAPHPDIATELEIFVRIGLSSYQALRTATADAAKLLGLDGEIGAVEPGRRADLIVLKDNPLSDVSAVRRVAGVIHDGHIVRADDFPGVPTGAVPRSGAGATHVHPR from the coding sequence ATGCGCACGCTCCTCAAGAACGCCGCCGTCATTTCGATGGCCGGGCCGGACGCGGCCGCGGCCCGCCCGGCGGATGTCCTGATCGAGGACGGCCGGATCAGCCGGGTCGCGCCGCCGGGAGACGGCGAGGGGCAGACCGCCGCGGTGGACGAACCGACCCTTGACCTCCGCGGCGCGTACGTGATGCCCGGGCTGATCGACGCGCACTGCCACATCACGTTGAGCGGCGGCCTCGTCGGGACGGAGCTCGCCCACGATCCGCGGATGCGCATCCTACGCGGGGCCGACAACGCCCGCCGGACGCTGCTCGCCGGCATCACCACGATCCGGGACACCTGCGGCCTCGACGACGGCGACGTGCTCCTGCGCGACGCGATCGCCGCGGGCAAGACTCCGGGACCCCGGATTGTGGCGTGCGGCCGGATGATCACGATGACCGGCGGCCACGGGTGGTTCTACGGGCAGGAGGCCGACGGCCCGGACGAGGTCCGGCGCGCGGTCCGCGAACGAATCAAGGTCCGGACCGACTGGGTCAAGTTCATGGCGAGCGGGGGCTTCGCCGAGGAGGGCGAGCAGCCGGCGTCGACCCAACTGGACGCCGACGAGCTCACCGCCGGCGTGCGCGAGGCCGCGAAGGCGGGCCGCAAGACCTGTGCGCACGCGCACGGCGCGCCGTCGATCAAGAACTGCCTCCGCGCGGGGATCGATTCCATCGAGCACGCCTCGTTCATGGACCAGGAAGCCATCGACCTGCTGCGGCAGCGGGACGGCTTCATCGTGCCGACCTTCTCGATCTACTACAAGATGAAGGAGACGGGAGCGGACCACGATCTGCCGGCGTACGTGGTCGAGCTGGCGCGCCGCGCCTGGGATCTCAAAGTCGAACGGTTCCTCGCCGCGCACCGCGCCGGGGTGCGCGTCGCGGCGGGCTCCGACAACGGGTCGCCCGCGGCGCCCCATCCGGACATCGCGACCGAGCTTGAGATCTTCGTGCGGATCGGCCTGTCTTCGTACCAGGCGCTCCGCACGGCGACGGCGGACGCGGCGAAGCTGCTGGGACTCGACGGGGAGATCGGCGCCGTCGAGCCCGGCAGGCGCGCGGACCTGATCGTCCTGAAGGACAATCCGCTATCCGACGTCTCCGCGGTCCGCCGGGTGGCGGGCGTGATCCACGACGGCCACATCGTCCGCGCCGACGACTTTCCGGGGGTTCCGACCGGCGCCGTCCCGAGAAGCGGGGCCGGCGCCACGCACGTCCATCCGCGGTGA
- a CDS encoding ABC transporter permease, which translates to MIRYISGRLLATVPVVFGVTLTVFSMLYLIPGDPVKMMLSEFVTSPQQIARMRAQLHLNEPFAQQYARFVVNAARGNLGESIRDRRPVTDEIMELFPSTIQLTLTALALSAALGVGLGVVAAIRQNSWTDVAAMMLARLGVSMPSFWLGLLLIFVFSLRFGLLPATGGGGLDHLVMPAFALGAGSAAITAALTRSSMLEVLRMDYMTTARAKGLAGASVVLRHGLANALIPIVTIFGLQAGQLLAGAVIIETVFGRPGIGRLLINAILNKDFPLVQGIVLFVAIAYVFINLLVDVVYAAVDPRIRYG; encoded by the coding sequence GTGATCCGCTACATCTCCGGACGGCTCCTCGCAACCGTTCCGGTCGTCTTCGGCGTCACGCTCACGGTGTTCTCGATGCTGTATCTGATCCCGGGCGACCCCGTGAAGATGATGTTGAGCGAGTTCGTGACGAGCCCGCAGCAGATCGCGCGGATGCGCGCGCAGCTGCACCTCAACGAGCCGTTTGCCCAGCAGTATGCGCGGTTCGTGGTGAACGCGGCCCGCGGCAACCTCGGCGAGTCAATCCGCGACCGCCGCCCCGTCACGGACGAGATCATGGAGCTGTTTCCCTCCACCATCCAACTGACCCTGACGGCCCTCGCGCTCTCGGCCGCCCTCGGCGTTGGGCTCGGCGTGGTGGCGGCGATCCGCCAGAACTCTTGGACGGACGTCGCCGCGATGATGCTCGCCCGGCTCGGGGTGTCGATGCCGTCCTTCTGGCTCGGCCTGCTGCTGATCTTCGTGTTCTCGCTGCGCTTCGGGCTGCTGCCCGCGACCGGGGGCGGAGGTCTCGACCATCTCGTCATGCCGGCGTTCGCGCTCGGGGCGGGCTCCGCGGCGATTACCGCGGCGCTCACGCGGTCGAGCATGCTCGAAGTGCTGCGGATGGACTACATGACGACGGCGCGGGCGAAGGGGCTGGCGGGCGCCTCGGTGGTGCTGCGGCACGGGCTCGCCAACGCGCTCATCCCGATCGTCACGATCTTCGGGCTGCAGGCCGGCCAGCTGCTGGCCGGCGCGGTGATCATCGAGACGGTGTTTGGGCGGCCGGGGATCGGGCGGCTGCTCATCAACGCGATCTTGAACAAAGATTTCCCGCTGGTGCAGGGCATCGTCCTGTTCGTGGCGATCGCCTACGTGTTCATCAACCTGCTCGTCGACGTCGTATACGCGGCCGTCGATCCGCGCATCCGGTATGGCTAA